The Nocardioides sp. cx-173 genome segment GTTGGCGACGCTGATCGCCAGCGGTCCCGGCAGCCGGAAGGTGGCGCTGGTCATCAGCGTGCCGAGGCGGATGGTGCTGGTGTCGCGCGCCAGCCCGGCCAGCGTGATCCACGCGTCGCTCGGCCCGGGCAGCCCGTCGGTGCCCATGCCGAGGTAGTGGTCGGAGCGGAAGAACGCCCCGAAGCCGAGTCGCTCGGCCTCCAGCGCCACCGCGAGCAGGTCGTCGTACGTGGCCCCCTGCTGGGGCTCGGTGAATACCCGAAGTTCCATGGGTCCACTGTGCCAGGTGGCGGTTTCATCAAGGTCCGTCAGGACCGGGTGAGCCAGACGACGTCGCGGTCGGGGAAGGTGTCGCGGCGCCGCTCGAGCCAGTCGTGACGGTCGAACTCGGGGTAGCAGGTGTCGCCGTCGGGGGTGAGGTGGACCTCGGTGAGGACCTGCTCGTCGGCCAGCGGCATCGCCTCCGCGTAGACCAGCGCGCCGCCGACGATCATGACGTCGCCGCCGAGGCCGTCGGCGAGCTCGAGGGCGGCGGGAAGCGACGGTGCGACGAGGACGCCGTCGGCGGACCAGGAGGGGTCGCGGGTGAGGACGACCGTGGTGCGTCCGGGCAGCGGCCGGCCGATCGAGTCGTACGTCGCGCGCCCCATCACCAGCGTGTGGCCCAGCGTGACGCGCTTGAAGTGGGCGAAGTCCTCGGGGATCCGCCACGGGATGCCGCCGTCGACACCGATCACGCCGTTGTCCGCCACGGCGGCCACCATGACGACGCGCTTGCCCCCGGGCGTCATACGGCGATGGGCGCCTTGATGCCGGGATGCGGGTCGTAGCCCTCGAGCGAGATGTGCTCGAGGTCGAACTCGTCGAGCGCCGTCACGGATGGGTCGAGGCGCAGGGTGGGCAGCGGGCGCGGGTCGCGGGTGAGCTGCAGCCGCGCCTGGTCGAGGTGGTTGGTGTAGAGGTGGGCGTCGCCGAAGGTGTGCACGAAGTCGCCGACCTCGAGCCCGGTCACCTGGGCCACCATGTGCGTGAGCAGCGCGTACGACGCGATGTTGAACGGCACGCCGAGGAACACGTCGGCGGAGCGCTGGTAGAGCTGGCACGACAGGCGGCCGCCGGCCTCGGACGGGGCGACGTAGAACTGGAACATCGTGTGGCACGGCGCCAGCGCCATCTGCGGGATGTCGGCGACGTTCCAGGCGGAGACGAGGTGGCGGCGCGAGTCGGGGTCGCGGCGGATCTGCTCGACGACCTGCGCGATCTGGTCGATGTGGCGACCGTCGGGGGTCGGCCAGGAGCGCCACTGGTAGCCGTAGACCGGCCCCAGGTCCCCGTCCGGGTCGGCCCACTCGTCCCAGATCGTCACGCCGCGGTCCTGCAGCCACTTGACGTTGGTGTCGCCGCGCAGGAACCACAGCAGCTCGGCGAAGATCGAGCGGGTGTGCACCTTCTTGGTGGTCACGAGCGGGAAGCCCTCGCTCAGGTCGAAGCGCATCTGGTGGCCGAACACCGACCGGGCGCCGGTGCCGGTGCGGTCGCCCTTCTCGACCCCGTCGTCGAGGACGCGCTGGAGGAGGTCGAGGTACTGCTGCATGGGCCCAACCTACCGCTCAGAGGGCGACGGTCCCGGCGATGGTCGTGAGGGTGTCGCCGCCCACCCAGACCGCGCCGTCGGCCACCGACACGTGGACCCGGCCACGGCGTCCGATCGCGGTGCCCTGCGAGGCGACGTACGACGTCGGCAGCCTGCTGCCGGCCAGCCACTGGGCCAGCCCGGCGTTGAGGCTGCCGGTGACCGGGTCCTCCGGGACCCCCAGCCCGGGGCAGAACGCGCGCACCTCGACGGCGGCCTCCCCGCCGTCCGGATACCGGCCGACGACGCCGACCTTGAGCCCGTCGAAGGCGCCGAGGTCGGGGCGGCAGGCCAGGACCGCGGCCGCGTCGGCCAGCAGCACGCCGAGCCAGCCGGGGCCGTTGTCCACCCAGGCCGCGTCCACGATCGCCTGCTCGTCGACGCGCAGGGCGCGGGCCACCCGGCCGAGGTCACCGGCGTCCACCGGGCCGGAGCGCACCAGCGGCGGGCCCGCGAAGGCCAGCCGCTCGCCGCGGCGTACCGGGACCAGCCCGGCGCCGCACTCCTGGACGACGACGTCTGCGGACCGGGGCGCGCCACCGGCCTCCAGCCAGGCATGGGCACTGCCGAGCGTGGGATGCCCGGCGAAGGGCAGCTCGCGGCCGGGGGTCCAGATGCGCAGGCGGTAGTCGGCTGCCGGGTCGGTGGGCGTCAGCAGGAACGTCGTCTCCGACAGGTTGGTCCAGCGCGCGAACCGCGCCATCTGCGCGTCGTCCAGGCCGTCGGCGTCGTGCACGACCGCGACCGGGTTGCCGAGCAGCGGCTCGGCGGAGAACACGTCGACCTGTCGGAACCCGCGCATGGCCCCGACGCTACTGGTCCACCCTCAGTGGGCCGGTGTCAGTGGGCCAGCGCCGACGGCAGGATCCGGGGAAAGGAGACCCGCGTCGAGCAGGTGACCTCCGCGACGAGGTCCGACAGCGGGCAGGTGACGACCAGGACGCTGCCGGCGCTGGAGATGCGCAGACCCTCGTCCGGGTCGGCCGAGGGCCGCCCCACGAAGTACGTCGCCACCCCGCGTCGATCGAGGCTGGCGGCGAGCACCTCGGAGCCCGGTGCCAGGCCGGTGTCGACCTCCGCGCCGTCGAGGGTGTCGAAGATCCGGACCGGGCCTTCGGGGCCGCCCTCGCGCGTCAGGAGGTAGTCACCCTCGGGCGACAGCTGCCCACCGAACCCGGGCACGACCGTGCCCGGGACCGCCCCGATGCGGCTGATCTCCACGGCGCCCGGGAGCTGGTAGACGAGGGTCGGACCAGCCGCGTCGAGGAGCCCGGGGCGGCCCATCAGGACCAGGGCCCCAGGATCCTCAGCCTCTGCCTGGAGGGAGGAGAACCCGGCGGCGTCCTCGACGTAGACGACACCGGCGTCCACCGCGATCACGCGCGCCGGCTCGCGCACCGGCGCCGCGGCCACGACCTCGCGCGAGGCGACGTCGAACACCCGCAGCTCGGCTCCGTCGTCGTCACCGCCGCCCGTCTGCACCCACGCCACCAGGCCGTCCACCGCCGAGGCGGCGAAGACGCCGTCTCGGTCCTGGCGGCCCAGCAGCGTGCGGTCGCCCTCGGTGTCGACGAGGACCACTGATCCGTCGGTGGCGGCGTAGACCGCGCCCTGCTCCAGCTGGACGAAGCTCTCGAGGTCGCCGATGCCCAGAGCCACCCGGTCCAGACGCAGGGTGCCGTCGGAGTACCAGCCGACCCCGACGGGGTTCGCGACCCGCTCCGCCTCGACGTCAGGCAGGTCGGCCGGCGGGCCGGGGCGCTCGGCCGACCACGTCCAGGCACCCGCGACGAACGCGAGCACCGCGAGGGCCAGCGCCGAGCGGCGCGCCAGTCGCCGTCGCCGGCTCCGTCGCTCGACCCGCTCACGGGCCGCCACGTCGGCCAGCAGCAGCGGCGGCACGGGGACCGAGTCCGCCGCCCGGCGTACCTCCTCGGCGAGCTCCCCGGCCGGGACAGCGCCGGCGTCGCCCAGCAGCCAGCCGACCTGGTCGTCGTCCAGGCCGGTGGTGACCGGCAGCACCACCGCCGCGCGCTGCGGCTCGCTCAGTCGGTCGAGCCGCGCCCGAAGCTCCGGCCAGCCCGGGTCGAGCGGCTCGAGCTCCCCGTCGACGGCGTGCCCCTGCCATCGGCCGGCAGCGTCATGCAGGGCGTCCAGCAGCAGGCGGAAGGTGTGCTCGTCCAGATCGCCCAGCTCGTCACGGCGCCGCCAGTCGCCGCGCAGCCGGGCCAGCGCGCTCAGCCCGACGTCGCTCGCCTCCGCGGGCGGCGCGCCCAGGAGGACCAGCGAGCGGACCAGCGACGGCCAGCGCGCCAGGGCGTACGCCGAGAAGTCGGCGTCGTTGCGCATCGCTGGCCTCCTGTCGCCTCCCCGTGCGGGTCACGAGGTGTTCGGAGCGGCGGCCTCGCCGGATCGCGCTCAGGCGTGCAGCGACATCGGCCCGTAGACCTGACGGTCGTGCTCGAAGAGCGTGACCGCGTCGACGCCCTCGGCGGCGAGCTCGGCCCAGATCTCCCCGACCCACGACTCGGCGTCCGCCTGGCTGGCGAAGCGCTGGTCGGCGTACTCCGCGGTCACGGAGACGACCTCGCCGGCGGCGTTCTCCAGCCGCCACGTCCAGGGGCGCTCGGTGGGAGTGGGCGGGCGGAAGGTGGGCGGCTGGTCCGGCAGGTTCATGACTCCCTCACCGACGTGTCCACGAACGGCGGCTTGGTCAACTTGAAGATCTCGCGGCGCCCGCGGACGTCGACGCCGACCTCGGCCTCGGGATGGATCTCGGAGGGCAGCAGGGCCAGCCCGATGCCCTTCTTGAGGGTGGGCGAGAAGGTGCCGGAGGTGATCTCGCCGAGCATCACGTCGGGGGTGAGGCTGACCATCATGTGCGGGCGCGGGATGGCTCGGCCCATGGCGACCAGGCCGCGCAGCGTGCGCTTCGGGCCCGCCTCCCGCTCGGCGAGGAGCACCTCGCGCCCCCAGAACGCCTCCTTCTTCCAGCCGACCGCCCAGCCGAGGCGCGCCTCGTTGGGGGTGACGTCGAGGGAGATCTCCTGCCCGTGGAGCGGGTAGCCCATCTCGGTGCGCAGGGTGTCGCGCGCCCCCAGCCCGCAGGCGAGCATGTCGTAGGGCGCACCGGCCGCCAGGAGCGCGTCCCACAGGGCCTCGGCGACGTCGTTGGCGGCGATCAACTCATAGCCGCGCTCGCCGGTGTAGCCCGTGCGGCACACCACGACGCCCACGCCCTCGAACTCCGCTTCGACGAAGCTCATGTAGTCGTGGCCGACCGGCAGGCCCACGGCGGAGAGCACCTCGTCCGACCTCGTGCCCTGCACGGCGAGCACGACGTAGTCGCGGTGGTGGTCGGCCACGGTGACCCCCGTGGGCGCCTGCGCGGCCAGGCGGCGTACGACCTCCGCGGTGTTGGCGGCGTTGGGCACCAGCAGCACGTGCTCGTCGTCGCGGTAGTAGGCGATCAGGTCGTCCACCACGCCGCCGGAGGCGTCGTCGCAGCACAGCGTGTACTGCGCCTGCCCCGGCCCGATCCTGCCCAGGTCGTTGCTCAGCGTGCGGTTGACGTAGTCGGCGGCGCCCGGGCCGCTGACCATCGCCTTGCCCAGGTGGCTCACGTCGAAGATCCCGACCGAGGTCCGCACGGCCGTGTGCTCCTTGACGACACCGGAGGCGTACTCGAGCGGCATCGACCAGCCGCCGAACTCGGCGAACTTCGCCCCCAGGGCGGCGTGGCGGTCGTGGAGCGGGGAGCGCAGCAGTTCCTCGGCCATGGCGCGAACCTACCCCAGCGCCGAGGCGGGTTAGTCTGCCGCGGTGACTTCGTCCTACACCCTGCGCAACGCCAGCCCCGCCAAGTCCCGAGCCGACGTGGTCGTCGTCGGGGTCGTGTCCACGGCCAAGGGGCCGCAGGTCGCGCCGGGGGGTGAGGACGTCGCCAAGGTCTACGGCCGCAAGTTCGCACCGCTGCTGGCCACGCTCGGGGTGAAGGGCAAGGCCGGCGAGCTGGTCAAGCTGCCCACCTCCGGCGCGATCGCCGCACCGGTGCTGCTGCTCGCCGGTCTCGGGGACGACGTCACCCCCGAGGCCGTACGTCGCGCCGCCGGCGGCGCCGCGCGGGCGGCCGGCAACGCCGCCTCGGTGGCGCTGGCGCTGCCCGCCGACTCCCCCGAGCTCGTCCGGGCCGTGGCCGAGGGCCACCAGCTGGGCGCCTACACGTACACGGCGTACAAGAGCCAGACCGAGGACGACTCCCCCGGCACGGTGGTGGTGCTGACCGCGGGCGCCCGGCGCAAGGAGGTCACCACGGCGTTCGAGGAGGCGCAGGTCGTGGTGCGCGCGGTGGTGCAGACGCGCGACTGGATCAACACCCCTCCCGGCGACCTCACGCCGCCCGTGTTCGCCGAGGCGGCCGTCGAGTCGGGCAAGGAGTGGACGAAGGGTCGCGGCGCGCCGAAGGTGAGCGTCAAGGTCCTCGACGAGAAGCGGCTCGCCGAGCTGGGCTGCGGCGGCATCCTCGGGGTGGGCCAGGGCTCCTCCGCCCCGCCGCGCCTGGTCGAGATGACCTACTCCCCCCGCAAGCCCGTCTGCCACCTCGCGCTCGTCGGCAAGGGCATCACCTTTGACTCCGGCGGCCTGACCATCAAGCCCGCGCAGGGCATGCAGGAGATGAAGAGCGACATGTCCGGCGCCGCGGCGGTCATCCAGGCGACGTACGCCATCGCCGCACTCGGACTGCCGATCAAGGTCAGCACCTTCGCGGCCATGGCCGAGAACATGGTCTCCGGCAGCTCGATCCGCCCCGGCGACGTGCTCACCCAGTACGGCGGCAAGACCGTCGAGGTGCTCAACACTGACGCCGAGGGCCGCCTGGTGCTCGCCGACGCGCTGGTGCGGGCCACCGAGGTGAAGCCCGACGTCGTGCTCGACGTGGCCACGCTGACCGGTCACATGGTCCTGGCGCTCGGCGACCGCATGGCCGGGGTCATGGGCAGCGACGACATCGTCCGTGACGTGATCGCCGCCTCGGCGGTGGCCGGCGAGGACCACTGGCCGATGCCGATCCCCGACGGGATGGTCGAGCGGGTCAAGGGCAGCAAGATCGCCGACCTGGCCCAGCACGACTGGGTGCGCTGGGGCGGCGGCCTGTACGCCGGCACCTTCCTGCGCGAGTTCACCGCCGGCCTGCCGTGGGCCCACCTCGACATCGCCGGCACCGCCTTCAACTCCGGCGGCCCCCGCGGCCACCTGACCTCCGGCGGCACCGGCTGGGGCGTCGCCACCCTCGTCGAGTACGCCCGGGCCCTCTCGGAGAAGAAGCCCTGACCCACGCTGGTCGAGCCGCCACGGTGGTTGAGGTGCGAGCGAAGCGAGCCGCCACGGTGGTTGAGGTGCGAGCGAAGCGAGCCGCCACGGTGGTTGAGGTGCGAGCGAAGCGAGCCGCCACGGTGGTTGAGGTGCGAGCGAAGCGAGCCGCCACGGTGGTTGAGGTGCGAGCGAAGCGAGCCTCGAAACCACCCCCGCGTACTCCGAGGCCGCTTCCCAGCTCACCGGGTTTCGAGGCTCGTCGCTGACGCTCCTCGCACCTCAACCACCGGTAGCGACCTACAGCCCCTGCTCCTTGCGCAGCTGCTTCTGCCGGCTGTTGTAGTCGCGCATGCGCTGCGGGATGCCGACCACGGCGGCGTCGTAGGACGGCACCTGGTGCCGGTTGGCGAAGTCGTGCGCCCACTTGACCGACGGCACCCGGCGGCGGGTCCACTCGCCGTCGTGCGCGACGAGCAGCAGGGTCACGTCGCTGACCGCCGTCCGCGGCTCGACGAAGCCCTCGACACCGCGACGGGACACCACGAAGTCATGCAGGTGCGCCTCGTCTACCTTGTCCGCGGCGCGCACCCGGGTCGAGCCGGTGCGCGACGCGTCCTTGGCCGGGCTGCTCATGCGCGTGCGCGCGCCTCGCCGGAAGCGGTCCAGGAAACCCATGGCCTCAGTCTGCCCTCCCGAGGGTGATCGCGTCCGCAGGACGCGTCGCAGGGGCGTCACGTCCGAGGCCACGAGGCCGGTGTTGTGGCGCTCGACAGAAGTGCAAGGATGGGGCGCACATCACTGGCGGAGGGGACTGGCGTGACTGAGGCGGACTTCGACGTGCTCATCCTCGGGGCGGGCTCGGGCGGGTACGCCTGTGCCTTGCGCGCGTCCCAGCTCGGCCTCACCGTCGGCCTGGTGGAGAAGGACCGGCTGGGCGGCACCTGCCTGCACGTCGGGTGCATCCCCACCAAGGCGCTGCTGCACGCCGCCGAGGTCGCCGACTCCGCGCGCGAGTCCGAGCAGTTCGGCGTCCGGGCCACCCTCGAGGGCATCGACATGGCCGGGGTCAACTCCTACAAGGACGGCGTCGTCTCCCGCCTGTTCAAGGGCCTGACCGGGCTGATCTCCTCGCGCGGCATCACCGTCCTCGAGGGCGAGGGTCGCGTCACCGGCGACCGGCAGGTCACCGTCGGCGACCGCGCCTACACCGGCCGGCACCTCGTGCTCGCCTCCGGCTCCTACGCCAAGTCGCTGCCGGGCCTCGACATCGACGGCGAACGGATCCTCACCTCCGAACATGCGCTGCGGCTGGACCGGGTACCCGCCTCCGTGATCGTGCTCGGCGGCGGCGTCATCGGCTGCGAGTTCGCCAGCGTCTGGAAGAGCTTCGGCGCCGACGTCACCATCGTCGAGGCGCTGCCCCGGCTGGTGGCGGCCGAGGACGAGGCGTCCTCGAAGGCGCTCGAGCGCGCCTTCCGCAAGCGCAAGATCGCGTTCCGCACCGGCACGCCGTTCCAGAGCGTCAAGACCACCGACACCGGCGTCGCCGTGACGGTCGAGGGCGGCGACGTGATCGAGGCCGAGCTGCTGCTCGTCGCGGTCGGCCGCGGTCCGAGCACGTCTGGCCTGGGCTACGAGGAGCTCGGCGTCGAGATGGAGCGGGGCTTCGTGCTCGCCGACGAGCGCTGCCGCACCAACGTCGAGGGCGTCTACGCCGTCGGCGACATCGTCCCCGGCCTGCAGCTGGCCCACCGCGGCTTCCAGCAGGGCATCTTCGTCGCCGAGGACATCGCCGGCCTCGACCCGCGCCCGATCGATGAGACCGCCATCCCCCGGGTCACCTACAGCCACCCGGAGATCGCCTCGGTGGGCCTCAACGAGTCCGCGGCTGCCGACCAGTACGGCGCCGACGGCATCGAGACGCTCACCTACGACCTCGGCGGCAACGGCAAGAGCCAGATCCTCAAGACCCAGGGCTTCGTCAAGCTGGTCCGCCAGAAGGACGGTCCCGTCGTGGGCGTCCACCTGGTCGGCGACCGGGTCGGCGAGCTCATCGGCGAGGCCCAGCTCATCTACAGCTGGGAGGCCCACGCGGAGGACGTCGCGCCGCTGGTCCACGCCCACCCCACCCAGAACGAGGCTCTCGGAGAGGCGCATCTCGCACTCGCCGGCAAGCCCCTGCACGCCCACTCCTGATTCCCCACCACGAGCTCACGAAGGAACTCCATGGCCACCGAAGTCAACCTCCCGGCACTCGGCGAGTCCGTCACCGAGGGCACCGTCACCCGCTGGCTCAAGCAGGTCGGCGACTCCGTCGCCGTCGACGAGCCGTTGCTGGAGGTCTCCACCGACAAGGTCGACACCGAGATCCCCTCGCCGGTCGCGGGCACCCTGCTCGAGATCAAGGCGCAGGAGGACGACACCGTCGAGGTCGGCGCGATCCTCGCGGTGATCGGCGACGAGGGTGAGTCCGCCGGCGACGCCGACGAGTCCGCGGAGCCCGAGGCGCAGCCGAAGGACGAGGAGCAGGCCGAGAAGAAGGAGCAGCAGGAGGCCGAGATCGAGGACGAGGAGTCCTCCGACGGCCCCGCGCAGCAGGAGCCCGAGCCCGAGGCGCCCGCCGCCTCGTCCGACGACAGCGGCTCCGGTGGCGGCGGTGGCGGGGGCGGTACGTCGGTCACGCTCCCGGCGCTCGGCGAGTCCGTCACCGAGGGCACCGTCACGCGCTGGCTGAAGTCCGTCGGCGACGACGTCGCCGTCGACGAGCCGCTGCTCGAGGTCTCCACCGACAAGGTCGACACCGAGATCCCCTCCCCCGTCGCCGGCAAGCTCCTCGAGATCAAGGTCGAGGAGGACGAGACGGTCGAGGTAGGCGCCGAGCTGGCCGTGATCGGCTCCGGCGACGACGCTCCCGCCCAGGCCGAGCCCGAGGCCCGGCCCCAGGACGAGGAGCAGGCCGAGAAGAAGGAGCAGCAGGAGGCCGAGCCCGCCGAGGAGAAGGCGGAGCCCGAGCCCGAGGAGAAGGCGGAGCCCGAGCCCGAGAAGGAGCCCGAGCCCGAGCCGGCCGAGGAGACTGAGCCCGCCGCCGAGAAGGCGCCCGAGCCCAGCGCCCAGTCGCCGAGCACCGGCGAGGGTGAGCCCGCGCCCAGCGCCGACAGCGGCGGCTATGTCACCCCGCTCGTACGCAAGCTGGCCGGCCAGCACGGCGTCGACCTGGCGTCGGTGTCCGGCACCGGCGTGGGCGGCCGCATCCGCAAGCAGGACGTCCTGGACGCCGCCAAGGCCAAGGAGGCACCGGCCGCCGCACCCGCGGCCGCCGCACCCGCCGCCTCCGCGCCGTCGGCCCCCAGCGTCACGCCGTCCCCTCTGCGCGGCACGACCGAGAAGATCAGCCGGCTGCGCAAGATCATCGCCGAGCGGATGCTCGACTCGCTTCACTCGGGCGCCCAGCTCACGCAGGTCATCGAGGTCGACGTCACCCGGATCGCCCGCCTGCGCGAGGCGTCCAAGGCCGACTTCCTGGCGCGTGAGGGCGTGAAGCTGTCGTACCTGCCGTTCTTCGCCAAGGCCGCGATCGACGCGCTCAAGCAGCACCCCAAGCTCAACGCGACGATCGACACCGACGCCGGCACGATCACCTACTACGACCGCGAGAACCTCGCGTTCGCCGTCGACACCGAGAAGGGCCTCATCACCCCGGTCGTCAAGGACGCCGGCGACCTCTCGATCGCCGGGCTGGCCAAGAAGATCGCCGACGTCGCCGAGCGCACCCGCACCAACAAGATCGGCCCCGACGAGCTCGGCGGCGGCACGTTCACGATCACCAACCTCGGCAGCGTCGGCGCCCTGTGGGACACGCCGATCATCAACAAGCCGCAGGTCGCCATCCTGGGCCCGGGCGCGGTCGTCAAGCGCCCGGTCGTGATCGACGACCCCGACCTCGGCGAGACCATCGCCGTGCGTCACATGGTCTACCTCGCGCTGACCTACGACCACCGCCTGGTCGACGGCGCCGACGCGGGCCGCTTCCTGCAGGACGTCAAGAAGCGCCTCGAGGCCGGCGTCTTCGAGATCTGAGCCGGACCCGGTCCACCCCACGCTGACCCGTCAGAAACTTTCTGACGGGTCAGCGTGGGCTTGGGGCTAGAAGTCCTCGTCGAAGCCGACCGATCCGGTGACGCCGACCTGGTAGGCCGAGACCTTGCGCTCGAAGAAGTTCGAGAGCTCCTGGACGTCCTGCAGCTCCATGAAGGCGAGCGGGTTCTTCGAGCCGTAGATGACCGGCAGGTCGAGGCGCTCCATCCGGCGGTCTGCCACGTACTCCAGGTAGGTGCGCATGTCGGCCGTCGACAGCCCGGCCACGCCTCCGCCGAGGAGGTCCTCGGCGAAGGTCGCCTCGGCCTCCACCCCGTCGATGAGCATCTGCCGTACGTCGGCGGCCATCTGCTCGTCGAAGAGCCCGGGCTCCTCGGCGCGCACGGTGTCGACCACGTCGAAGGCGAACGCCATGTGCATCGACTCGTCGCGGAACACCCAGTTGGTCCCCGATGCCAGGCCGTTGAGCAGGCCCCGCGAGCGCAGGAAGTAGACGTAGGCGAACGCGCCGTAGAAGAACAGGCCCTCGATGACCGCCGCGAAGCAGATCAGGTTGAGCAGGAACCTGCGGCGGTGCTCGCGGGTCTGCAGCTCGTCGAGGTCGAAGACCGAGTCGATCCACCGGAAGCAGAAGTCCGCCTTGGTCTTGATCGACGCGATGTTGTCGACGGCCGCGAACGCCTCGTGGCGCTCCGCCTCGTCGGGCACGTAGGTGTCGAGCAGGGTCAGGTAGAACTGCACGTGCACGGCCTCCTCGAAGAGCTGCCGCGACAGGTACAGGCGGCCCTCCGGGGAGTTGATGTGCTGGTACAGGTTGAGCACCAGGTTGTTGGCCACGATCGTGTCGCCGG includes the following:
- a CDS encoding dihydrofolate reductase — translated: MTPGGKRVVMVAAVADNGVIGVDGGIPWRIPEDFAHFKRVTLGHTLVMGRATYDSIGRPLPGRTTVVLTRDPSWSADGVLVAPSLPAALELADGLGGDVMIVGGALVYAEAMPLADEQVLTEVHLTPDGDTCYPEFDRHDWLERRRDTFPDRDVVWLTRS
- a CDS encoding thymidylate synthase, with protein sequence MQQYLDLLQRVLDDGVEKGDRTGTGARSVFGHQMRFDLSEGFPLVTTKKVHTRSIFAELLWFLRGDTNVKWLQDRGVTIWDEWADPDGDLGPVYGYQWRSWPTPDGRHIDQIAQVVEQIRRDPDSRRHLVSAWNVADIPQMALAPCHTMFQFYVAPSEAGGRLSCQLYQRSADVFLGVPFNIASYALLTHMVAQVTGLEVGDFVHTFGDAHLYTNHLDQARLQLTRDPRPLPTLRLDPSVTALDEFDLEHISLEGYDPHPGIKAPIAV
- a CDS encoding PhzF family phenazine biosynthesis protein, with protein sequence MRGFRQVDVFSAEPLLGNPVAVVHDADGLDDAQMARFARWTNLSETTFLLTPTDPAADYRLRIWTPGRELPFAGHPTLGSAHAWLEAGGAPRSADVVVQECGAGLVPVRRGERLAFAGPPLVRSGPVDAGDLGRVARALRVDEQAIVDAAWVDNGPGWLGVLLADAAAVLACRPDLGAFDGLKVGVVGRYPDGGEAAVEVRAFCPGLGVPEDPVTGSLNAGLAQWLAGSRLPTSYVASQGTAIGRRGRVHVSVADGAVWVGGDTLTTIAGTVAL
- the gcvT gene encoding glycine cleavage system aminomethyltransferase GcvT → MAEELLRSPLHDRHAALGAKFAEFGGWSMPLEYASGVVKEHTAVRTSVGIFDVSHLGKAMVSGPGAADYVNRTLSNDLGRIGPGQAQYTLCCDDASGGVVDDLIAYYRDDEHVLLVPNAANTAEVVRRLAAQAPTGVTVADHHRDYVVLAVQGTRSDEVLSAVGLPVGHDYMSFVEAEFEGVGVVVCRTGYTGERGYELIAANDVAEALWDALLAAGAPYDMLACGLGARDTLRTEMGYPLHGQEISLDVTPNEARLGWAVGWKKEAFWGREVLLAEREAGPKRTLRGLVAMGRAIPRPHMMVSLTPDVMLGEITSGTFSPTLKKGIGLALLPSEIHPEAEVGVDVRGRREIFKLTKPPFVDTSVRES
- a CDS encoding leucyl aminopeptidase, whose translation is MTSSYTLRNASPAKSRADVVVVGVVSTAKGPQVAPGGEDVAKVYGRKFAPLLATLGVKGKAGELVKLPTSGAIAAPVLLLAGLGDDVTPEAVRRAAGGAARAAGNAASVALALPADSPELVRAVAEGHQLGAYTYTAYKSQTEDDSPGTVVVLTAGARRKEVTTAFEEAQVVVRAVVQTRDWINTPPGDLTPPVFAEAAVESGKEWTKGRGAPKVSVKVLDEKRLAELGCGGILGVGQGSSAPPRLVEMTYSPRKPVCHLALVGKGITFDSGGLTIKPAQGMQEMKSDMSGAAAVIQATYAIAALGLPIKVSTFAAMAENMVSGSSIRPGDVLTQYGGKTVEVLNTDAEGRLVLADALVRATEVKPDVVLDVATLTGHMVLALGDRMAGVMGSDDIVRDVIAASAVAGEDHWPMPIPDGMVERVKGSKIADLAQHDWVRWGGGLYAGTFLREFTAGLPWAHLDIAGTAFNSGGPRGHLTSGGTGWGVATLVEYARALSEKKP
- the lpdA gene encoding dihydrolipoyl dehydrogenase — translated: MTEADFDVLILGAGSGGYACALRASQLGLTVGLVEKDRLGGTCLHVGCIPTKALLHAAEVADSARESEQFGVRATLEGIDMAGVNSYKDGVVSRLFKGLTGLISSRGITVLEGEGRVTGDRQVTVGDRAYTGRHLVLASGSYAKSLPGLDIDGERILTSEHALRLDRVPASVIVLGGGVIGCEFASVWKSFGADVTIVEALPRLVAAEDEASSKALERAFRKRKIAFRTGTPFQSVKTTDTGVAVTVEGGDVIEAELLLVAVGRGPSTSGLGYEELGVEMERGFVLADERCRTNVEGVYAVGDIVPGLQLAHRGFQQGIFVAEDIAGLDPRPIDETAIPRVTYSHPEIASVGLNESAAADQYGADGIETLTYDLGGNGKSQILKTQGFVKLVRQKDGPVVGVHLVGDRVGELIGEAQLIYSWEAHAEDVAPLVHAHPTQNEALGEAHLALAGKPLHAHS
- the sucB gene encoding 2-oxoglutarate dehydrogenase, E2 component, dihydrolipoamide succinyltransferase, whose amino-acid sequence is MATEVNLPALGESVTEGTVTRWLKQVGDSVAVDEPLLEVSTDKVDTEIPSPVAGTLLEIKAQEDDTVEVGAILAVIGDEGESAGDADESAEPEAQPKDEEQAEKKEQQEAEIEDEESSDGPAQQEPEPEAPAASSDDSGSGGGGGGGGTSVTLPALGESVTEGTVTRWLKSVGDDVAVDEPLLEVSTDKVDTEIPSPVAGKLLEIKVEEDETVEVGAELAVIGSGDDAPAQAEPEARPQDEEQAEKKEQQEAEPAEEKAEPEPEEKAEPEPEKEPEPEPAEETEPAAEKAPEPSAQSPSTGEGEPAPSADSGGYVTPLVRKLAGQHGVDLASVSGTGVGGRIRKQDVLDAAKAKEAPAAAPAAAAPAASAPSAPSVTPSPLRGTTEKISRLRKIIAERMLDSLHSGAQLTQVIEVDVTRIARLREASKADFLAREGVKLSYLPFFAKAAIDALKQHPKLNATIDTDAGTITYYDRENLAFAVDTEKGLITPVVKDAGDLSIAGLAKKIADVAERTRTNKIGPDELGGGTFTITNLGSVGALWDTPIINKPQVAILGPGAVVKRPVVIDDPDLGETIAVRHMVYLALTYDHRLVDGADAGRFLQDVKKRLEAGVFEI
- a CDS encoding ribonucleotide-diphosphate reductase subunit beta; translation: MSLTLRPMRYPHFYDRYRDAIKNTWTVEEVDLHSDLKDLQRLTDAERHLVSRLVAFFATGDTIVANNLVLNLYQHINSPEGRLYLSRQLFEEAVHVQFYLTLLDTYVPDEAERHEAFAAVDNIASIKTKADFCFRWIDSVFDLDELQTREHRRRFLLNLICFAAVIEGLFFYGAFAYVYFLRSRGLLNGLASGTNWVFRDESMHMAFAFDVVDTVRAEEPGLFDEQMAADVRQMLIDGVEAEATFAEDLLGGGVAGLSTADMRTYLEYVADRRMERLDLPVIYGSKNPLAFMELQDVQELSNFFERKVSAYQVGVTGSVGFDEDF